In Arachis stenosperma cultivar V10309 chromosome 1, arast.V10309.gnm1.PFL2, whole genome shotgun sequence, one DNA window encodes the following:
- the LOC130943397 gene encoding reticulon-like protein B21, with protein sequence MDVSRRRVGVRSSVVAGSVWETRMKSDQVRGGVKVFNADENGSEEGGTARFKRTQIGVAIPTGKRKTWKSDSPDGSEKTPIHIARGKTEQQQSNTVSSDEITPKKSPILVRKKIIRTQGAKEVPVGGRSSPIQASRKLRSEEEEEKEEQNGNRDSVKAEDQSVKGVSDGNGESSIQPRETESESNRDLAEESINGIDESGSGPDGVCGNVLMDESCKDFGVCQDKVISSTSDNADEEEDEDVDEAVDIEMEKNSFVVKEISVPESMVANEPEKKVIVNEPEKKEIVKEPLKKVVVKEQEKHKIVNESEPKKIATTRFHQKNERPVSSPITVKQSPPVRRQSTIYQNFPKTNSIPKAEAYRSFPQTQSKLQSLVDLIMWRDISRSAFMFGTGTFLIVSSSYAKDINLSLISVSSYFGLVYLAVIFLYRSLICRGIIDVDNTNYVLGEEEAIWLLKLILPYLNEFLLRLRAMFSGDPGTTMKLAVLLFVLARCGSSITIWKMAKFGFFGVFTLPKICSLYSTQITAYANFWIRRFRDAWDSCSHKKAVALGIFGLVWNLSSVVARIWAVFVLFVAFRYYQQHYLVRDEWEEDEAGCDETWHEQHVGVQRQRRAPNLVVDTHNKVKKGY encoded by the exons ATGGATGTGAGCAGAAGAAGAGTTGGAGTTAGAAGCAGTGTGGTTGCAGGGTCAGTGTGGGAAACCAGAATGAAGAGTGATCAAGTTCGAGGTGGAGTTAAGGTTTTCAATGCAGATGAAAACGGTTCTGAAGAAGGTGGCACCGCCAGATTCAAGAGAACTCAAATTGGGGTTGCTATTCCCACCGGAAAGAGGAAAACTTGGAAATCAGATAGCCCTGACGGATCAGAAAAGACCCCAATTCACATTGCCAGAGGAAAAACAGAGCAACAACAGAGCAATACCGTTTCCTCTGATGAAATCACCCCCAAGAAGAGCCCAATTCTGGTGAGGAAGAAGATTATCAGGACCCAAGGGGCCAAGGAGGTTCCTGTTGGTGGAAGAAGCAGCCCAATTCAGGCTTCTAGAAAGCTAAGAtctgaagaggaagaagaaaaagaagaacagaATGGGAACCGAGATTCTGTTAAGGCTGAGGATCAATCTGTGAAGGGTGTTTCTGATGGGAATGGAGAAAGTTCAATTCAGCCGAGGGAGACAGAATCAGAATCCAATCGTGATTTGGCTGAGGAATCAATTAATGGGATTGATGAATCAGGATCAGGACCAGATGGTGTTTGTGGAAATGTCCTAATGGATGAGAGTTGCAAGGATTTTGGTGTGTGCCAGGACAAGGTCATTTCAAGCACTTCAGACAATGCagatgaagaggaagatgaagatGTGGATGAAGCTGTTGATATTGAGATGGAGAAGAATAGCTTTGTTGTCAAGGAAATCAGTGTACCGGAATCCATGGTTGCTAATGAGCCAGAAAAGAAGGTGATTGTGAATGAACCTGAAAAGAAAGAGATTGTGAAGGAACCATTAAAGAAGGTGGTTGTGAAGGAACAAGAAAAACACAAGATTGTGAATGAATCAGAACCTAAAAAGATTGCAACTACACGATTTCATCAAAAGAATGAGAGGCCAGTGTCTTCCCCTATTACTGTGAAGCAATCTCCTCCAGTTAGAAGACAATCCACAATTTATCAGAATTTCCCCAAAACTAATTCAA TTCCAAAGGCAGAAGCATACAGAAGCTTTCCACAAACCCAGAGCAAATTGCAGAGTCTAG TGGATTTAATCATGTGGAGAGATATCTCAAGATCAGCATTTATGTTTGGGACTGGAACATTCCTTATAGTATCATCTTCTTATGCAAAGGATATTAACCTGAG TCTTATTTCAGTATCTTCCTATTTCGGTCTAGTGTATCTAGCTGTTATCTTTCTCTACAGATCTCTAATTTGCAG GGGAATCATAGATGTAGATAACACAAATTATGTgctgggagaagaagaagccaTTTGGTTGCTAAAGTTGATTCTGCCTTACTTGAATGAGTTCCTGTTAAGACTTAGAGCTATGTTCTCTGGAGATCCTGGTACCACAATGAAG TTGGCAGTTTTGCTCTTTGTTTTAGCCAGATGTGGCAGCTCCATAACTATTTGGAAGATGGCCAAATTCG GCTTCTTTGGAGTATTTACCCTGCCAAAAATCTGCTCCTTGTATTCTACACAGATAACTGCATATG CAAATTTTTGGATTCGTCGATTCCGGGACGCATGGGATTCGTGCTCTCATAAAAAGGCTGTGGCTCTGGGCATCTTCGGCCTCGTATGGAATTTGTCATCAGTTGTTGCACGCATTTGGGCAG TGTTCGTGCTATTTGTGGCGTTCAGATATTATCAACAACATTATTTGGTGAGAGATGAATGGGAGGAAGATGAAGCAGGATGTGATGAAACATGGCATGAACAACATGTTGGAGTGCAGAGACAAAGGCGTGCACCTAATTTAGTTGTTGACACACACAATAAAGTAAAGAAAGGATACTAA